From one Flavobacterium kingsejongi genomic stretch:
- a CDS encoding methyltransferase domain-containing protein, protein MAIDTTYRTEATEIMDDFSLASEELQDALDKIASINQLLGGNRLTLNGVKKLLDICDTTQTITIADIGCGNGDMLRMLADYATQKNIVLQLIGIDANAFTIAYAQKLSAAYPNISYSCVDIFSPAFEDVTYDIVLCTLTLHHFKEDEIVNIISIFSKNATTGILINDLHRSLLAYRLFECICWIFRLNRMSREDGLVSILRGFKKKELEDFSKKLNVNRYSIRWKWAFRYQWIIYKR, encoded by the coding sequence ATGGCAATCGATACTACCTACCGAACGGAAGCGACCGAGATTATGGACGACTTCTCGTTAGCCAGCGAAGAGTTACAGGACGCCCTGGATAAAATTGCGAGCATCAACCAATTGCTCGGCGGCAACCGGCTTACCCTAAATGGTGTAAAAAAACTGCTGGACATTTGCGATACTACCCAAACCATTACTATTGCCGATATCGGCTGTGGGAATGGTGATATGCTGCGGATGCTGGCCGATTATGCAACCCAAAAAAATATCGTATTGCAACTCATTGGTATTGATGCGAATGCCTTTACCATTGCCTATGCCCAAAAATTGTCAGCAGCCTATCCTAACATTTCGTACAGCTGTGTTGATATTTTTAGCCCGGCATTTGAAGACGTCACTTATGATATTGTATTATGCACCCTTACCTTACATCATTTTAAAGAAGACGAAATTGTCAATATAATTAGTATCTTTAGTAAGAATGCCACCACTGGCATCCTGATTAATGACCTGCACCGGAGCCTGCTGGCCTATCGCCTTTTTGAGTGCATCTGCTGGATATTCCGGCTGAACCGGATGTCACGGGAAGACGGCCTGGTCTCGATACTCAGGGGATTCAAGAAAAAGGAACTGGAGGATTTCTCCAAAAAGCTGAATGTTAACCGCTATAGCATCCGTTGGAAATGGGCCTTTCGCTACCAATGGATAATTTATAAAAGATGA
- a CDS encoding type III polyketide synthase, translating to MSVKIITVARQLPQYSRTTADILPLLDGWLTGQEERFIKKVKKIFEGAAVDQRYSIMDPLEVFTASSFEEKNNIYTREVIQLGEKVLQKALEKAGWDPQSLDYIITVSCTGIMIPSLDAYLINSMKLRQDIVRLPVTEMGCAAGISGIIYAKNFLKANPGKRAAVIAVESPTATFQLNDFSMPNIVSAAIFGDGAACCLVSSHAEDQGPEIIDEQMYHFYDAEHMMGFQLTNTGLQMVLDIEVPDTIAAHFGDIIHPFLHKNHLKIEDIDHMIFHPGGEKIVQTVEALFSGLGKNIDATKQVLKNYGNMSSATVLYVLEHIMDQQPKAGEKGLMLSFGPGFSAQRVLLQW from the coding sequence ATGAGTGTAAAAATAATAACGGTTGCCAGGCAACTTCCTCAATATTCCCGGACAACGGCTGATATACTCCCATTGCTTGATGGCTGGCTTACGGGTCAGGAGGAGCGCTTTATCAAAAAAGTAAAAAAGATATTTGAAGGCGCTGCAGTCGACCAACGGTATTCCATCATGGATCCACTGGAAGTATTTACAGCCTCCTCTTTTGAAGAAAAAAATAATATTTATACGCGTGAAGTCATCCAACTGGGTGAAAAGGTACTCCAAAAGGCATTGGAAAAAGCCGGATGGGATCCCCAAAGCCTGGATTATATCATTACAGTTAGCTGTACCGGGATCATGATTCCATCGCTGGACGCTTACCTGATCAACAGCATGAAACTCCGGCAGGATATTGTCCGCCTTCCGGTGACTGAAATGGGATGTGCTGCCGGGATTTCCGGGATTATTTATGCCAAGAATTTCCTGAAGGCCAATCCGGGGAAACGTGCTGCGGTCATTGCGGTGGAATCGCCAACGGCTACCTTTCAGCTGAATGACTTTTCAATGCCCAACATCGTCAGTGCGGCTATTTTTGGCGATGGAGCCGCGTGCTGCCTGGTTTCCTCACACGCAGAAGACCAGGGCCCGGAGATCATCGATGAGCAGATGTATCATTTTTATGATGCCGAACACATGATGGGATTCCAGCTTACGAACACCGGCTTGCAAATGGTCCTGGACATAGAAGTTCCCGATACCATTGCGGCCCATTTCGGGGATATCATCCATCCCTTCCTCCACAAAAATCATTTAAAAATAGAAGACATAGACCACATGATTTTCCACCCCGGTGGTGAAAAAATAGTGCAGACTGTGGAAGCCTTATTTTCTGGACTGGGTAAAAACATCGATGCGACCAAACAGGTCTTAAAAAACTATGGCAATATGTCGAGTGCTACGGTGCTTTATGTTCTGGAACACATTATGGACCAGCAACCTAAAGCAGGCGAAAAAGGGCTTATGCTGAGCTTTGGCCCTGGCTTTTCAGCACAAAGGGTCTTATTACAATGGTAA
- a CDS encoding 3-hydroxyacyl-ACP dehydratase FabZ family protein has product MDLKNIIAQLPYSKPFLFVDELLHADENGISGTYTFDESLDFYKGHFKDNPVTPGVILTETMAQIGMVCLGIYLLDSNLKKDTVIAFTSADISFLKPVYPNEKVTVTSEKTFFRFGKLKCNVVMTNAAGQEVCKGVIAGMITTKL; this is encoded by the coding sequence ATGGATTTAAAGAATATTATCGCACAGCTACCGTATAGCAAACCTTTCCTATTTGTGGATGAATTACTCCATGCTGATGAAAACGGAATTTCAGGAACCTATACTTTTGATGAAAGCCTGGATTTTTACAAAGGGCATTTTAAGGACAACCCGGTTACTCCCGGTGTGATCCTGACCGAGACTATGGCGCAGATCGGTATGGTATGCCTGGGTATTTACCTGCTCGATAGTAACCTCAAAAAAGATACTGTCATCGCATTCACTTCTGCTGATATTTCCTTTTTAAAACCGGTATATCCCAATGAAAAAGTAACGGTAACTTCCGAAAAGACGTTCTTCCGGTTTGGCAAACTAAAGTGTAATGTGGTGATGACTAATGCAGCCGGCCAGGAAGTCTGCAAAGGAGTGATTGCCGGTATGATTACTACGAAACTATGA
- a CDS encoding beta-ketoacyl-[acyl-carrier-protein] synthase family protein — protein MKKRVIITGLGVVAPNGVGLPAFTHALKNGLSGIRHDARLEALQFSGQIAGEPEISDALKSQYFTDLELRGFNSTGILYGVIAGMEAWTSAGLPIVQKEHPDWYSGTIFGSGTSGIDKFRESIYKIDELQTRRLGSTVVAQTMNSGISAYLGGKLGLGNQVTTNSSACATGTEAIIMAYQRIQAGLAKRILAGSTGDSGPYIWAGFDALRVCSSNHNTTPEQGSRPMSASASGFVPGSGAGALLIEDLESATQRGATIYAEIIGGHVNSGGQRGSGSMTAPNSVAVQRCITEALKSAHITADAIDAINGHLTATTKDSLEIKNWTEALGRSGDDFPYINSLKSMTGHCLSAAGSIESVATVLQLHEQFLFPNINCEDLHPEIAALVAASKIPTQMITPPLRIIAKASFGFGDVNACVLFKKFEPESYD, from the coding sequence ATGAAAAAAAGGGTTATCATAACAGGTTTAGGTGTTGTGGCTCCCAATGGAGTCGGCCTACCGGCATTCACGCATGCCCTTAAAAACGGGCTTTCGGGGATACGCCATGATGCCCGGTTGGAAGCCCTGCAGTTTTCCGGCCAGATCGCCGGTGAACCCGAAATATCGGATGCGCTCAAAAGCCAGTATTTTACCGATCTCGAATTACGGGGTTTCAATAGTACCGGTATACTTTATGGCGTGATTGCCGGAATGGAAGCCTGGACAAGTGCCGGACTGCCGATAGTGCAAAAGGAACATCCTGACTGGTACAGCGGAACCATCTTTGGTTCGGGCACCTCGGGTATTGATAAATTCCGGGAAAGCATTTACAAGATCGACGAGCTGCAAACCCGCAGACTGGGCAGTACTGTAGTCGCCCAAACGATGAACAGTGGCATCAGTGCTTATTTGGGTGGAAAGCTCGGCCTGGGCAATCAGGTCACCACAAATTCCTCTGCCTGTGCGACCGGTACCGAAGCCATTATCATGGCTTACCAACGCATCCAGGCAGGGCTTGCCAAACGCATCCTTGCCGGCAGTACTGGTGATAGCGGCCCTTATATCTGGGCGGGATTCGATGCCCTGCGGGTGTGCAGCTCCAACCATAATACCACTCCCGAACAGGGATCAAGGCCCATGAGTGCGTCGGCATCAGGATTTGTACCGGGCAGTGGCGCCGGGGCATTGCTCATCGAAGACCTGGAGAGTGCCACACAGCGTGGCGCTACCATTTATGCCGAAATCATCGGAGGGCATGTCAACTCCGGAGGCCAGCGTGGGAGTGGCAGTATGACGGCACCCAACAGCGTTGCGGTACAACGCTGCATCACCGAGGCGCTCAAAAGTGCCCATATTACAGCCGATGCTATTGATGCCATCAACGGACACCTGACCGCTACTACCAAAGACAGCCTGGAAATCAAAAACTGGACGGAAGCCCTGGGACGCAGTGGAGATGATTTTCCTTATATAAATTCCTTAAAATCAATGACCGGGCATTGCCTGAGTGCTGCCGGAAGTATTGAAAGTGTAGCCACCGTACTCCAGCTCCACGAGCAGTTTTTGTTTCCAAATATCAATTGTGAAGACCTGCATCCTGAAATAGCCGCCTTGGTCGCGGCTTCAAAAATACCTACTCAAATGATCACTCCCCCACTCCGCATTATTGCTAAAGCGAGTTTTGGATTTGGAGATGTCAATGCCTGTGTACTTTTTAAAAAATTTGAACCTGAATCTTATGACTAA
- a CDS encoding acyl carrier protein, with product MTKEEIIAQLKVIVKPYTTNTEAYEALTETTDFINDLNINSANLVDIVLDIEEQFKIVIDTTDMERMLDVKATVEIISRKLAAA from the coding sequence ATGACTAAAGAAGAAATTATAGCCCAACTGAAAGTAATTGTAAAACCCTACACGACCAATACCGAAGCGTATGAGGCCCTGACGGAAACCACTGATTTTATTAATGACCTGAACATCAATTCCGCTAACTTAGTGGATATCGTACTGGATATTGAAGAACAGTTTAAAATTGTAATCGACACTACCGATATGGAACGCATGCTGGATGTTAAAGCTACGGTGGAAATTATCAGCCGCAAATTGGCGGCCGCATGA
- a CDS encoding 4'-phosphopantetheinyl transferase family protein produces MIGNDVVDLIQARQDNNWQRIGFLDKLFLESEQLLIAKAKNPEIMVWMLWSMKEAAYKILNRKTQKREYIPKQLLCSVSSSDDSGYTGFVRHVDFSCYTQTRITEGIIHTFATAQQEDLKWVTEVTAPNIIKDEHRIPWLYDRASATLVPVSVSHHGRCTKVVQLLKKPLPL; encoded by the coding sequence ATGATCGGCAATGACGTGGTGGACCTGATTCAGGCGCGTCAGGATAATAACTGGCAGCGCATCGGGTTTCTGGACAAACTGTTCCTGGAATCCGAACAGCTGCTGATTGCAAAAGCCAAAAACCCGGAAATCATGGTCTGGATGCTGTGGAGCATGAAAGAAGCGGCTTATAAAATTTTAAACCGGAAAACCCAAAAGCGGGAGTATATCCCAAAACAATTGTTGTGTAGTGTATCCAGTTCCGATGATTCCGGATACACTGGTTTTGTCCGGCACGTGGATTTCAGCTGTTACACCCAAACCCGGATTACCGAAGGGATCATCCATACATTCGCCACAGCGCAACAGGAAGACCTGAAGTGGGTTACCGAAGTAACGGCGCCCAACATTATAAAAGATGAGCACCGCATTCCCTGGCTATATGACAGAGCTTCCGCTACCTTAGTGCCGGTTTCTGTCAGCCACCATGGGCGGTGTACAAAAGTCGTTCAGCTCCTGAAAAAGCCATTACCCCTTTAG